In one window of Nocardioides sp. DNA:
- a CDS encoding DUF5926 family protein — translation MGKKSRSKQQQPAATGDGPNPRQPCPCGSGKRYKACHGGSGAIFVARPFEGLPGEADIVALREFVPAGTMSLTLSSDASREVQLCTLLPGALPALVRENGAVWLGLQVQHNFGDPARDLGAVLTKALAATEAGPIGITEPPGEGPRLQDLVSDAGAATVHDDFNFWIADVEDVDGSAAHSLEHANESITPTARLTEVESAYWTNVGTKEHLRWVMLEPEGNILNALAKLHVSGDDVLVPDSRLVGMFRAHGLLVPVWDLPVGTGPEAIEAPAAKFKQLLDEHLAADADLTSEERSAKAGLANRQVTIR, via the coding sequence ATGGGCAAGAAGTCGCGCAGCAAGCAGCAGCAACCCGCCGCAACCGGTGACGGCCCCAACCCTCGGCAGCCATGCCCGTGCGGGTCGGGCAAGCGCTACAAGGCCTGCCACGGGGGGAGTGGCGCGATCTTTGTCGCGCGTCCGTTCGAGGGGCTTCCGGGCGAGGCGGACATCGTCGCCCTGCGGGAGTTCGTCCCGGCCGGGACGATGTCGTTGACGCTGTCGAGCGATGCCTCTCGGGAGGTGCAGTTGTGCACCTTGCTCCCGGGCGCGCTGCCGGCGCTCGTACGAGAGAACGGCGCGGTGTGGCTCGGCTTGCAGGTGCAGCACAACTTCGGTGACCCGGCGCGTGATCTGGGTGCCGTGCTGACCAAGGCGCTCGCCGCGACCGAGGCGGGTCCGATCGGCATCACCGAGCCTCCCGGCGAGGGTCCGCGTCTGCAGGATCTCGTCTCGGACGCGGGAGCCGCGACCGTGCACGACGACTTCAACTTCTGGATCGCCGATGTGGAGGACGTCGACGGTTCGGCCGCACACTCCCTCGAGCACGCCAACGAGTCGATCACCCCCACGGCTCGTCTGACCGAGGTCGAGTCGGCGTACTGGACCAACGTCGGCACCAAGGAGCACCTGCGCTGGGTGATGCTCGAACCCGAGGGCAACATCCTCAACGCGCTGGCAAAGCTGCACGTCTCGGGCGACGACGTGCTGGTCCCGGACTCGCGTCTGGTCGGGATGTTCCGCGCGCACGGTCTGCTCGTACCGGTCTGGGATCTGCCGGTCGGCACCGGCCCGGAGGCGATCGAGGCCCCGGCCGCGAAGTTCAAGCAGTTGCTGGACGAGCATCTGGCGGCCGACGCCGACCTGACCAGCGAGGAGCGGTCGGCCAAGGCCGGCCTGGCCAAC
- a CDS encoding glycerophosphodiester phosphodiesterase family protein, protein MPRPQVVAHRGASHETAEHTLGAYVQALEAGADAIECDVRLTADGHLVCVHDRDLRRTAANKGVVSTMDLADLDQFDFASWKNPWGEDRELTDEHVDLRKVLTLRRLIETVLACDRRVEMAIETKHPTRYAGLVERKLAAMLREYDLAGPDSPVRVMSFSYNALGRMRRLTPDLRLVMLIERKRLWPMLKEVIHDDWILGPGVELLKHPSFAEKMVRSRRELHVWTVNTEADLRLCLDLGVKAVITDRPAFMLDRLGG, encoded by the coding sequence ATGCCACGGCCGCAGGTCGTCGCCCACCGGGGCGCGAGTCACGAGACCGCCGAGCACACGCTGGGTGCGTACGTCCAGGCGTTGGAGGCGGGTGCCGACGCGATCGAATGCGACGTACGCCTGACCGCCGATGGCCACCTGGTCTGCGTCCACGACCGCGACCTGAGACGTACGGCCGCCAACAAGGGCGTCGTCTCGACGATGGACCTCGCCGACCTCGACCAGTTCGACTTCGCCAGTTGGAAGAACCCGTGGGGCGAGGATCGAGAACTCACCGACGAGCACGTCGACCTGCGCAAGGTGCTCACGTTGCGCAGGCTGATCGAGACGGTGCTGGCCTGCGATCGACGCGTCGAGATGGCGATCGAGACCAAGCATCCGACCCGCTATGCCGGGCTGGTGGAGCGCAAGCTCGCCGCGATGCTGAGGGAGTACGACCTGGCGGGCCCGGACTCGCCGGTGCGGGTGATGAGCTTCTCGTACAACGCTCTGGGCCGGATGCGACGGCTGACCCCCGACCTGCGGCTGGTGATGCTGATCGAGCGCAAGCGGCTGTGGCCGATGCTCAAAGAGGTCATCCACGACGACTGGATCCTGGGGCCGGGTGTCGAGCTGCTCAAGCATCCGAGTTTCGCCGAGAAGATGGTGCGCAGTCGGCGCGAGTTGCACGTGTGGACGGTCAACACCGAGGCCGACCTGCGGTTGTGTCTCGATCTGGGGGTCAAGGCCGTGATCACCGACCGGCCCGCCTTCATGCTCGACCGCCTCGGTGGTTGA
- a CDS encoding DUF4112 domain-containing protein → MSERQEQGPSGPDRIALSRKLAVLLDDLVPIPGTKQAIGVDAVIGLIPGIGDLLGSGLSSAILYDAIRARVPIPTLALMGWNLILDALLGLVPAIGDLLDVAHRANRKNYRLLLAAVEKNPDPAPPTAGYLIAATVLTVLPLLVSIALGIVVLVVLWRWIF, encoded by the coding sequence CCTGACCGGATCGCGCTCAGCCGCAAGCTCGCCGTGCTCCTGGACGACCTCGTCCCGATCCCAGGCACCAAGCAGGCGATCGGTGTGGATGCAGTGATCGGGCTGATCCCCGGCATCGGCGACCTGCTGGGCTCGGGGCTCTCCAGCGCGATCCTGTACGACGCGATCCGGGCTCGGGTGCCGATTCCGACGCTGGCGCTGATGGGCTGGAACCTGATCCTCGATGCCCTCCTCGGGCTGGTCCCCGCGATCGGCGACCTGCTGGACGTGGCGCATCGGGCCAACCGCAAGAACTACCGCCTGCTGCTCGCGGCGGTGGAGAAGAACCCCGACCCCGCGCCGCCCACGGCCGGCTATCTGATCGCGGCCACCGTGCTGACCGTGCTGCCGCTGCTGGTGTCGATCGCACTCGGAATCGTCGTGCTGGTCGTGTTGTGGCGCTGGATCTTCTGA